Proteins encoded in a region of the Synechococcus sp. BIOS-U3-1 genome:
- a CDS encoding site-specific integrase codes for MPKTNNGAPWEANFRLIIRTAPGLQGFTVSNAGTKIQVRFRPAGGKGQAARLPMLWEQGNVNQATLLINHAAKALLEGKTDSLATAIAMSQSNRTMQHGLDWQAVADGLREALMNHRNAIRATTWRNNYQAYVEEALRLIAAGMASDGHSLLKSTLAKWAGMDPSSAACGKALRNLTDHAIARFGADKSWQITSEHIQELRGKPPKKRRKATLSDSELILLIDGIASRNPGWANVLRIMTLFGLRPIELQHLTPNTREDGSLGVWCSHEKSCGGKQTQQRQLEPCWLQDTDGSAIHWNVIELFHTGLLELPLGIDGEPRKLDGHHCEVFLKRQPEWKQLQQDCEKRGEWLRTYSFRDTFSLRCHRQKIELGAICAAMGHNIEAHSRAYRWEPKQTTASAFSSAHF; via the coding sequence ATGCCTAAAACAAACAACGGCGCACCCTGGGAAGCCAATTTTCGATTGATTATCAGAACAGCTCCCGGATTACAAGGCTTCACGGTGAGCAATGCGGGAACCAAGATCCAAGTGCGCTTCAGGCCCGCTGGTGGCAAAGGCCAAGCAGCGCGCCTTCCGATGCTCTGGGAGCAAGGGAATGTCAATCAGGCCACCCTGCTGATCAACCACGCAGCGAAAGCCCTGCTGGAGGGAAAGACCGACTCCCTTGCCACGGCGATCGCAATGAGCCAGAGCAACAGAACCATGCAGCACGGATTGGATTGGCAGGCCGTGGCCGATGGGCTCCGGGAGGCCTTGATGAATCACCGCAACGCGATCCGCGCCACGACCTGGCGTAACAACTACCAGGCCTATGTGGAAGAGGCCCTACGCCTGATCGCAGCCGGGATGGCCTCAGATGGCCACAGCCTGCTGAAGAGCACTCTGGCCAAGTGGGCAGGCATGGACCCCTCCAGCGCCGCCTGCGGCAAGGCGCTGCGCAACCTGACTGATCACGCCATTGCCAGATTCGGTGCAGACAAGTCCTGGCAGATCACCTCTGAACACATCCAGGAACTGCGAGGCAAGCCACCGAAGAAACGCCGGAAGGCCACTCTCAGCGACAGCGAGCTGATCCTCCTAATCGACGGGATCGCCAGCAGGAATCCAGGGTGGGCAAACGTGCTGCGGATCATGACCCTGTTCGGCCTACGTCCAATCGAACTCCAACATCTGACCCCCAACACACGAGAAGACGGAAGCCTGGGTGTCTGGTGCAGTCATGAGAAGAGCTGCGGCGGAAAGCAAACCCAGCAGCGCCAGCTTGAGCCCTGCTGGCTTCAGGACACCGATGGCTCAGCGATCCATTGGAACGTCATCGAACTGTTCCATACCGGCCTGCTGGAGCTCCCTTTGGGAATCGACGGTGAACCCCGGAAGCTCGACGGTCACCACTGCGAAGTATTCCTGAAACGCCAGCCTGAATGGAAGCAACTACAGCAAGATTGCGAAAAGCGCGGAGAGTGGCTGAGGACCTATTCCTTCCGGGACACATTCAGCCTGCGGTGCCACCGACAAAAAATCGAGCTGGGTGCTATCTGCGCCGCGATGGGGCACAACATCGAAGCCCATAGCCGGGCCTATCGCTGGGAGCCAAAGCAAACAACTGCGTCCGCATTCTCATCAGCACATTTCTGA
- a CDS encoding Nif11-like leader peptide family natural product precursor has product MGRFKQCQQSEQDLCSFLSRLKEDQSLQQKVSTANNEDHVIAIALAEGFVLDKEKFWLYESKDFKRYVERRGFYSKH; this is encoded by the coding sequence ATGGGCAGATTTAAGCAATGTCAGCAGTCTGAGCAGGATCTTTGCTCCTTTCTTTCTCGTCTAAAAGAGGATCAGAGTCTTCAGCAAAAAGTCAGTACGGCCAATAATGAAGATCATGTGATTGCAATTGCCCTTGCTGAGGGCTTCGTTCTTGATAAGGAAAAATTTTGGTTATATGAATCAAAAGATTTCAAGAGATACGTTGAGCGACGTGGCTTCTATTCAAAGCATTAA
- a CDS encoding response regulator transcription factor gives MSGTFKSKKVLVCSKNRLTLSSLCLCTPILQSLIGGATTEDEGLDLQLKFNPDILITSEDLETGYGIRLVEKVKIHNPKIKALIFLARETTEVVHEAMAAGADGVMFISSVGSGHGDFINALTTTNNDGVYYPKSVRAAATAIIKQPPELIDPLSEREREVLRCIIKGMKNSEIAESLILSSETIKSHVSSTIQKLGVRDRTQAAVFALTHGLVETDI, from the coding sequence ATGTCAGGCACTTTTAAGTCAAAAAAAGTATTGGTATGTAGTAAAAACAGATTAACCCTGTCTTCATTATGCCTTTGCACACCAATTCTTCAATCACTGATTGGTGGAGCAACTACTGAGGATGAGGGTCTAGACTTACAATTAAAGTTTAATCCAGATATCTTAATCACAAGCGAAGATCTTGAAACTGGATATGGTATCCGCCTTGTCGAAAAAGTCAAAATACACAATCCCAAAATTAAAGCACTTATTTTTCTAGCTAGAGAAACAACTGAGGTTGTCCATGAAGCGATGGCTGCTGGTGCGGATGGAGTCATGTTCATCTCATCTGTGGGATCGGGCCACGGTGACTTCATTAATGCACTCACAACCACAAACAATGATGGTGTCTATTATCCGAAATCAGTTCGCGCAGCAGCCACAGCAATCATCAAGCAACCACCTGAGTTGATCGATCCACTATCTGAGCGTGAGCGTGAAGTTCTCCGCTGCATTATCAAAGGCATGAAAAATTCTGAGATCGCAGAATCGTTAATTTTGTCTTCAGAAACAATCAAAAGTCATGTCAGCTCGACGATCCAAAAGCTAGGAGTTAGAGACAGAACTCAAGCTGCTGTATTTGCGCTGACTCATGGTTTGGTCGAAACCGATATTTAA
- a CDS encoding DUF1254 domain-containing protein, translating to MAQNFGGFSARCAGLVSALSVGLLSVVSDSSAKSQSMAGANSCPEPAVVVQSDAVAPVNKATFAAAETQTVFAKYIAKIAKETCTGGMGVLWNDSRAADPKDRTVIRINFDTLYSFLILDLNDPAMITLPQTGGRYQSAMVVDDQGYTSVYKTPGEYELTKDNVGSRYALVAYRTGVNMSDPDDLVKARELQKGLKVAQASPGEFVQPNRWNQDEMLALRAAYNEQRDQQGVKSEDLYGRKSDISPEQNNMGVAVGIGGLPKEGAVYLFYTPSSEKEQTLTLKDVPNGSNAFWSLTVYDKDGFPVGENYNINSAFAKTNAQGEVVLNFGGDVSQDNYLSIYPGWNATLRIYNPKTSYFDGSWVRPELQLK from the coding sequence ATGGCTCAAAACTTTGGCGGCTTTTCTGCGCGTTGTGCAGGGCTTGTGTCAGCACTGAGCGTTGGGTTGCTTTCTGTTGTTTCGGATTCTTCAGCAAAGTCGCAATCCATGGCCGGGGCGAATTCTTGCCCTGAGCCTGCTGTTGTTGTTCAGAGCGATGCTGTTGCTCCCGTGAACAAAGCAACCTTCGCAGCTGCTGAAACACAGACAGTGTTCGCCAAGTACATCGCCAAGATTGCCAAAGAAACCTGCACTGGTGGTATGGGTGTGCTTTGGAATGACAGCAGAGCGGCTGACCCCAAGGATCGAACCGTCATTCGCATTAATTTCGACACGCTGTATTCATTCTTGATTCTGGATCTCAACGATCCAGCGATGATCACGCTTCCGCAAACAGGTGGTCGCTATCAAAGCGCCATGGTTGTGGATGATCAGGGTTATACATCTGTTTACAAGACTCCTGGTGAATATGAGTTGACGAAGGACAACGTTGGCAGCCGATATGCCTTGGTGGCGTACCGCACCGGTGTCAATATGAGTGATCCAGATGACCTCGTCAAAGCTCGCGAGTTGCAGAAGGGGTTAAAAGTTGCACAGGCTAGTCCTGGCGAATTTGTTCAGCCTAATCGCTGGAATCAAGATGAAATGCTTGCACTGCGTGCTGCTTACAATGAACAGCGCGATCAGCAGGGTGTGAAGTCTGAGGATTTGTATGGTCGAAAGAGCGATATTTCTCCAGAGCAAAACAATATGGGTGTTGCAGTAGGTATTGGTGGTCTCCCGAAAGAAGGTGCAGTCTATCTTTTCTATACGCCGTCTTCGGAGAAAGAGCAAACTCTCACTCTTAAAGATGTGCCTAATGGAAGTAATGCGTTTTGGTCTTTAACTGTTTACGACAAGGACGGCTTTCCAGTAGGCGAAAATTACAACATCAATAGCGCTTTTGCGAAAACGAATGCTCAAGGCGAGGTCGTGCTGAATTTTGGTGGTGATGTCAGTCAGGATAATTACCTGAGCATTTATCCAGGGTGGAATGCAACCCTCCGTATTTATAATCCCAAAACATCCTATTTCGATGGTTCCTGGGTGCGTCCAGAATTACAACTGAAGTGA
- a CDS encoding DUF3764 family protein: MIETTVLDFKLSKSFEEYRAYMEEPEQQAMFSEMGVKIFYLGVSHGNPNRATVMFQGQENVLYNIFMNPRTKAIVEASGHVYEGTVITRWLAQ, from the coding sequence ATGATTGAAACCACTGTTCTCGATTTCAAGCTCAGCAAGAGCTTTGAAGAATACAGAGCCTATATGGAAGAACCTGAACAGCAGGCAATGTTTTCAGAAATGGGTGTCAAGATTTTCTATCTTGGTGTTTCTCACGGGAACCCCAATAGGGCAACCGTGATGTTTCAGGGGCAAGAAAATGTTCTATATAACATCTTTATGAACCCACGAACCAAGGCTATTGTTGAGGCCTCTGGACATGTTTATGAGGGGACGGTAATAACTCGTTGGTTGGCTCAATAG